Part of the Zea mays cultivar B73 chromosome 4, Zm-B73-REFERENCE-NAM-5.0, whole genome shotgun sequence genome is shown below.
GGCGACGAGTGGGAGGAGGTTGGGGtgggcgaggcggccgaggcgGCGCATGTGCTCCGAGAAGTCCTCCCGCCCGACGCCGTTCATGTCCTTGAACCGCTTCACCACCACGGCAGGGCCCTCGCAGAGCGTCGCCTTGTACGACGACCCGAAGTTGCCGCTGCCCAGCACCTCGGCCGACGCCCGGAGCAGGTCCTCGATCTCGAACCGGGTGCGGCCCTCCTGGATGAACACCAGCCGCCCGTGCTCGTCGCGGCGCGGGCGCttccccgcggcggcggcggcggcggcgcccccggccgcggcagcggcgcgcggcTGGCTGGTGCTGGCCGCGTTCTCGATGTTGACGGCCGGCGCGGTGTTGAGCTTCGGGTTGGAGGGCGTCTGGTCGCCGCTGCCCAGCCTCTCGGCCCCCGCGCGCCTCGGCTTTCTTTTTCGGCGGCCGAGGGAGCCGGAGGCGATGCCCGCGGCGCAGAGCAGCACGCCGAGGACGATGAGCGCGATGGCGATCTTCGTCATGGTCGACATGCCGGAGCGCGGCGACCCCGAGCTGTCGCATTCCACGTCCAGCGGTTTGCCGCAGAGGAGCTTGTTGCCTGCATGGCAATGACATGCAGATCGTCGTCGTTGATCAACAAGACAGAGGCCGGGAAAAAAATTAAGAGGAGATGAGGCGAGCGAGAATGGATGGATCGATATGCTACCTGCGAACATGCTTGCATTGAAGCGGCTGAGCCCTGCTGGAATGGGTCCGGAGAGGTTGTTGTTGGAGACGTCGACGAACCTGAGCTCCGGCTGGGAGAAGTCCGGCAGCGGGCCCTCGAAGTGGTTGTTGGCGAGCGACAGCTCCAGCAGCCGCGGCGAGGTGATGGACTCCGGGACGGGGCCGGAGAActcgttggaggagaggtgcagcttgcggaggccgcgCATGGGGCCGAACGTGCCCTCGGGGATGGCGCCGGACAACCGGTTCCGTGACAGGTAGAGCATCTTGAGCACGGCGAGCGCGGACACGTTGGGGAACGCGCCGGTGAGCGCGTTGTCAGCGAGGCTGAGAGCGCGCAGGCCCGGGAGCACGGCGAGGACGTCCAGGTTGGGCGCGCTCCCCGCCAGGCCGAGCCGCTCCAGTTGCAGGCCCTGCACGGAGCCGTTGCCATGGCACGACACGCCGTACCAAGAGGAGGAGTTGCCCCGGCACGGCCCTGGGGTGCCCCAGTTTCGCAGCGGGCCCGGCGGCGCACCGTCCGGCCCACGCAGCGTGTCCCGGAACGCTACCAGCACGTCGCCCTCCGAGGGGGCCGCCGTGGCCGGCGACGATAGGAGAATAGCGGCGGAGAAGGCGAGGGTGAAGGCGGCGCGGATGATGTGGTCGTGCGGCCGCGACCGCGCCATGGGGACGCGGGCGACGCCAAACGAGTCTTCCAACGAGACGAGACGAACCGAGCCGAGCCGGAGATCTCACGTGTGACGGTGGTCGCCCTGCCAGAGGGCTGTGACCGCTCGCCGTATGCCCGCCCGCCCGTGCGCGTCGTACTGGGAGGAGGCAAGGCAAGGGCGATGCTACGTGTCTCGCGTGTGCATGGGGGGAAAGAATGGAGGGGAGAGAGGAGGTGGCGGGGAGGAAATGCGGTGATGGATCGTGACACTGGGTGGGGAGGGAGGTTGAGAGCCTAAGAATAGGCGAGAGAAGAGACGACAACCATAAGAGCGGTTGTTGTGTTTGTTGCTGCGGGCGGTTTTCTGTGGCATTGGTGGTTGAAACTTGGAATGCGAGATTGAAATCCTGCTCTCGCTTTGATATGCATAACGATATGTGCACATCAGGAGATGCCGAGAGAGATTAGATTCATGATCCATTTTGTCAGTAGCATTCTTGCTTGGGGGCATGTTTGGTTATATATCTAAGATGTCAAAAGTGTATATATTTTTCCACATTTGTCTAAGGTTAGTGCTCAAATCCTTCACCACATCTTGATATGTCTAAGAGAATTTTATCACACTTTCATAAGTGATTAACAAGTGGGAACTACGCAGCAGGAGAAAAATCTTGCCGCAATTGTGGCTATAAACCAAACACGCGCCTGAGCCAGTCAAATATGTCTAACCTTAGACGTGACAAACTGTGGCAATTGCTTGCAGCGGACAAAAAGGCCCTAGATTACTACAGCTACAATGCTACATCACCATCCCATTATATATCTCACAAGTGAGAACATCTGCTACTACTACCCAATTAATGCATCTGATCTCTCACTATCAGGGAGGGATTCAGGGCTAGAACTGAAAGGACCACAAGAGAACATCATGTTAATGGAAGACCAAAACAGTCGCATTGTCAAGCCACATAAGGGCTAGTTTGATAGAACTCTATCTAATTCTAGTTCTCTAAATAAAAGCTGATTCTGGCTAAAAGTGGTTCTCTTTGATTATGTAACTTAAACACTCAAAATCACAATAGAGAATCACTTCATAGAATTAGGAGAAGCTATTTTTTCAGCTCTGAGTCTCTTAGAGAATCACAAAACTACACCCGAGAATCACTTATCCTAGAAAAATTGTTTGCTAGAGCTCCTCATATATTATACCAAAGGAGGATAGGTCTAAATACCTAATAGTCTCTGCTACAAACTCTTACACCATTGGGACTAGACAATCATCATATAGTTGTTTGGATTGATCTCAATTGACTCAGCCATGGGATCAAGGCAATCCTATCATAACACGTCCTGATGCACAACCACTCTTTTAGTTGTGGGCACCTTTTACACTGCAGAAATAAAAGAGAAAGAGTAGCCAACACGCAAACCAATGTTTGACGTTGTCAACTCTTCCTTACACACTCTATATCTGATCTATTCTATTAGATGGTTAGTGGAGGGAAGGCCGCCATCGCTCCTCAACGTCTGTGTGTGAAGAATAACTGCCTTAATGGCGACCTTCTCCATCACCGGAGGTATACTATCTATCATTTACGTATCTAGTGGCTAGGGTTAAGGCCCCTAGTTCTTCATACAGTGGCATCCGAGCCATATTTGTGCCCTTTTCTAAAACCATAGATGTTAAGAACCTTCGATTAAGTTAAACCCGAGTAAATCCCTCAAAAAGTCTCAAATCTACCCATTAAACAACACATAGAAGAAGGAGGGATCAAATCGAACCTGAACCCTAACCCCATCCTCCCCGAGTACCACATAGGGGAACAAAAATGAAGGAAGGTAATAAACTATTGTCGTGGGAAATCGACGGACAGTCGTTCGGCACCCAACACACGTGGAGCCAAGGGATCTGCTGCTGATGCGATCGACTCTACTGAACGTGGCTCCAATTACCTCTCAGTGCTAGAGACAATCAACCAAGCGTGCCATCTGGCTTGACCTACTAGTCAGAGAGGGTAtgtttgaaaggaaaatgtgcctatgagccatttctaagtgttttggtgattaactgcCCAACACACCACCTTGAACTAACAATCTTGATATGAGCACGAGCACATGTGTTTAGAAAAAGCAAATTGAAGCAATCAAGTCCAAAAGTTTGTGGAAAATAAGGAAAGCACTTTTGGGCTTGAGTTTGGGGCATATTGCAAATCCCAGAGGAAATGGATGGAAAATGTATGTTTCTAGTACCTAGTCAATTGatttagttgctaactatgttcaTGTAAGTGCTAGAGAACTTTTCAAGTCAAGCTAAAAAGGACGTAAGAAGCTTGACTTGAAAGTGGACATGTTGGGCCAAACTAGgcctcactggacagtccagtgtctAGCCTGCTCTCGGGAAATTGTGGGGGCTCGCTGGCTAAAAATCATCGAACAATCCAGTGTGCACTAGACATGTCCAGTGCACTGGGCGGCCAATGACTCTTCGCcaacgccaacggtcggtcgcgcgatcagCGCCGACCACGTCAGTAGGACAACGATCgggaatgtccggtgcaccattggaCAGTTCAGTGCCCACCCGAAAAGGAAGGTGGCCAATCAGATGATTCGATGGTCGTTGCACactgattgtccggtgcaccatcggatagtccggtgcactcgcggacagaaggcaactagaGCCTTCCAAATGGGACTTCAACGGCTCTTAGgcctcttggggctataaaagggacccctaggcacaaggAGCAGTAAACCAAGCATACTTATAGCGCACTACATCTCCGAGACTCCACGACCACGCCTCCAAAGTGTTTGAGAGAGATTGAGCGCATTTTCAATGTCGTTACTTTGTCGCTTTGTTGTTGCGCTCTCCTTATTGCATTTGTGTATGTTGCTGCTacgttgtgctcttgtgtgcgtattctacttcctcccttactccggttTTGATTGTGTTcacttgtgtaaggcgtgagagactccaacttgtagaGATTCCTCACAACCGGGATATTGTGAGACATAAGATAGAACCGtgatactcaagtttgatctttggatcacttgagaggggttgagtgcaattgTCGTCCATTGGAACGCTACAACATAGAGTAGACAAGCATATTATGCTTGACCGAACCATGAGATAAAAATTGTCGTGTCGCTTGTCTCTTGTGCCATTTACTTTATTGAAATTTTTATCTCTTTCTCGTTCCAATGCTTGCGACATTGCTCTAAGTCTAAACTAATTCTTaatagagcaatcaagtgaaagtAACTTCTCTTTTCTCTCAACTCTCAAACTTGGTGTAATTCTCTCTAATTCATATGTTAGACCAAGTTTCTGTGGTTTGAGTtaagttttgcaggatcacttattcaccccctctatATGCTCTCAATGTTGCAGTCGCTAAATCTTTTTTACAAATGTACAAAAATAAAGTAAAATACCAAATTCTAGCCTGATTCCATTGATTGGACCGTGCTGGTCGGCTGGTCGCACCGAATGGCTCCCTTGAGTAGATTATCCTCTTTTCTTATTGGAGCCAAGCTTGAGCAGTTGACCCTAACAGTAAGATTTTGCTAGCCAATCTCGAATACCAATTGCCTCTTGTATTTCTCATATTTTTCATGAATAATGATGTTTACCTATAAATGTACCTTACTATGTCAAGCTTGACTCCTTGAGCCTACTTACGTCTTGGAGCTCGGCTGAAGCCTCCGTACAAGCTCTGCTCGAATTCTCTATCAATCTCAATCTTAGGGCATGTTTGAGAGTGAAGTATTTTTGTGGTTTCTAGCAATACCATGATTTTTGGAAATAACATAGTATTTTATGTCATAAGGTGTTTGTTTGCAATCCTGAAAACTATGTTTTCAAAACCATGGTATTCTAGATACCATGATATTTTGGAGTATTAGAAATTCCAATCCAACCCAAAAAATTCATGACATGGCTAGCTTTTGTCTAATACCATGGTTTACAATTGTGATATCCTAGACCCAGTGGATGCTGATATCCTGGCCCTAGGTTTAatataattaatagagtactcatatgaacaaggtgcatcttattttttgaaagcctatctcgaaagaaactCCGGGTTAAGCGTGCTTGACTTGGAGCAATTTAGCGATGGGTGAtcgaccgagaagttttctcgggtgtgcatgtgtgaggacaaagtgcgtacaaaagactcgtgttggtctgtgaggATGGTCTATAATCCTAGAGGgctgtcaggagtaagtaccgtcggtccgagagtggatggggtgttacaaatggtattAGAGCCGACCCTTGCGGTTTCACGGGTGTGTGTGGGCTAGGGTTTCGAgtatatggcgcatgtgggcccgaagTGGTCACATATCACtaggggtgggcattttaaaaccgAAGACCGAACCCGAACAAAACCCGAATAGACTGAATTGTCGGTCTATTCGGTTTTCggattcgggttcgggttcggttcctatatgtgctatatttcAGGGTataggttcgggttcggttcctaacctttaaaacccgaatagacAAAATAAATCGAAATATAAAAAAATCTCTTAATATGTGAtggtattattatatgatttataAACTTATTAACTAAAAATAATGATATCATCTTAACGATAGTATATATATCTTTGTATGCTAttttatagtcacttgttgtaataatagtacttctaattatttatttattatatatattttaaCAATAGATACTAGTATCTTTACTACTCGGGCCTATTCGGTGGAAAACTgaaattgtgagtctattcgggttaggttcctaaaattattttgaaaaatttcggttctcatttttcagaacccaaaatttcacaaacccgaatagaccgaactgaATTACCCTAATAAACTGAATGCCCAACCGTACATGTCATGGCATATGACTACACTAGATacacagacgtggccaagaggggaagtttctggcttggggttgaccgacgaggacgtcagtcttctaaggggtgggtggtgatatcctagccccaaTGAATGGTGATATTATGATCCAAGGCGTAataaaattaatagagtactcatatacACAAGGTGCatttttttcggaagcctatctcgaaagaaactCTAGGTTAAGCGTGCTTAGCTCAGAGCAATTtgaggatgggtgaccgaccagaAATTTTTTCGAGTACGCATGAGTGAGAATAAAGTGCACACAAAAAACTCGTGTTGGCATGTGTGGATGGTCTACGATTCTAGatggctgccaggagtaagtaccgccagtacaggagtggacggggtgttacaataaTTTTATATCCAAACAACATTTTTTTAAAACTATGTTATTTTTGGAGCTGCCAAAACTATGGTATTATTGTAACAATTATTAAGTATAATATTGTAAAATCATGGTTTTGAGAAACATTGTTGCCAAACTGACTCGTAAGGCGCCAAATTTATTTGAGCCCAGTTCATTCGAAGCATTAGTTATTGTTGCATGCATATTTCTTAGAACAAGAATTAAATTTTCTGAGATCCAATGTTTAACTTTATAAAGAATTTGAAGGACATCTTGCTTATTCAGTTTAAAAAAGCAGCTTTGCTTAAACTGCTGTTAGATTAACCAAGTCTGCCGGTCtacctagggatgaaaacggttttgGAATATTTCGgtattccggaaaccgatttcgaaatttttcgatcggattcatcggtaacggtatttctcgaaaacggaatcggttttcggaattttctatcggaatcggcGTGATGTTTTACCGACTgtttccttcggttaccggttttttgacggaaattaccggatttgtgtctcggaattttccggaattgtgtttcggaatttttcggaattgtgtctcggaatttttcggaattttctGTACGTCTCGAGATAAgtattacttatttttgtattttttcgacgccttaagattttttgggatagatggtgttggaagacagttgagattaacgatttggtctttTTCACATACTAGGTTTTAGGGTTTTTCTGTGAGGTTGTgaaaaactctttatgtgaggaaacaatatttcataagtaagcatgtcatgtcagctagatcgagtggatattgtgaattgtgaactttgagtctgtgaacctgtgatctttatgaacttgttatactgtgaacttgttatattgtgaacttgtgatctttgtaaactttttatattataaatttgtgatgcttgtgaacttgttatattgtgaacttgttatatcatgaattgtgaacttgtggtattttgtcaactttgttgtattatgaagtttgatatgtttaccgatcgtattttagatttcgaccgttaccggtgtattttccgcaccaaACTTTCGTTTCCAATGTTTCtaaaataccgatatcgtttccgttttcgtagttaccgttttcgattttgtttaCGATAAAATTATGAAAACGGTAATGTTTGTTTTTAGTGTTTAGTTTTCATACCTAGGTCTACCTATACGCTTCGAGCCTGCCTTGTTTTCCATTACTCTCagcctgctctctctctctcatggCGACGACTGGGTGGCCGTCGCTACCAACGGCACACCCAGGTATTCTTGGGACCCTGCGCCGGCGACGAGCACCGCAAGGTACGCCCGCCGCTTGGTCTTCCCTTCATATTGTGTGAAACTGTGCATCCAAACCATAATTTACAATTCGTATTCGGATCTGATCTAGGAGTAATTAAGCGTATATGCATGTATTATACCTACTAACTTTGATTGTTTTGCAAAACTTATCGGTTGTTCTTTACTGGGTTCGCCACTTCTGAGCCTCATAGATGAGGGAAGTTCTTATTTTTAGTAGAAGACGTTCCTTGCCACGGCTTCTTTGGCTGTAGCAAGGAGTTACTGCTGCAATTTTAAGCTAGAATTACATGTTGTTTGGTGGTCGCCAGCTCACTTCATTAATTTTATCCTGTTTTAGCTcatttcattgattttatcttgtTTTAGCTCAGTTCATTGATTTTATCCTGTTTTAGAGCTTGTGAGGGGGCAGAGAAGATGACATTTCTTGCTTGAGGATGGGAAACTTGCAGCAGCTctattagggcttgttcggttagctctcaatccatgtggattgagtgggattggatgggtttgaaacccaaacaagtcaaacctcttctcatttttttccaatcccatccaatccatgtgttttgggaataaccgaacaagcccttattaGGATTGGATCCTGAGAGATGACCGAGGCGGCGAGGTTTCATGGTAtgataggtggtggtggtggcaagggGATGCAAGACAATGTGATCAATGGCTTCGACAACATTCCGTATTACCAAAAGTTTGGGGAGGGCTCTCACATGTCCGTAGACAGTGTCGATGGCTTCAACCTGACCAATTGTGCTGGTGGTTCTGTTGCCATGTCAGTTGACAGCAGCAGTGTGGGCTCCAACGAGTCCCGCACGGTCATACTGAAGCACCCAGGCCTCCGTGATGCTCCGACTGCAAGCTATTCAGTCAACAATAGTGTCTTCCGCCCCAACCGTGTAGCCGCACACACTCTAAATGAGGATGCATTGGCCCAGGTTTTGATGGACCCAAATCATCCTACAGAGGTACTGAGCAGCTATGAGCAGTGGACCATTGATCTGGGAAGGTTGGACATGGGGGGTCCTTTTGCTCAAGGAGCCTTTGGAAGCTGTACCGGGGAATATATAATGGAGAAGATGTTGCCATTAAGCTGCTGGAGAAGTCTGAGAATGATCCAGAAAGAGCCCATTCGATGGAGCAGCAATTTGTGCAAGAGGTTATGATGCTGTCTAGGCTGAGTCACCCAAATATTGTAAGGTTCATAGGGGCATGCAGGAAATCAGTCGTGTGGTGTACTATTACTGAGTATGCAAAAGGTGGCTCAGTTCGGCAATTCCTGGCAAGAAGGTAGAACAAGTCAGTGCCTTTGCGGTTGGCTGTGAAACAGGCGTTGGATGTAGCTCGGGGAATGACATATGTTTTTTTTGAAGTAAAGGTACTGTAGGAAGGTCCTACAGTAATATTATTAAATCAAAAGAACTGAGTTTAGGGAATGACATATGTTCATGCATTGGGATTTATTCACAGAGATCTGAAGTCAGATAACCTTCTGATTTCAGCAGACAAGTCCATTAAGATTGCTGACTTTGGAGTTGCTCGCATCGAAGTGAAAACTGAAGGGATGACACCAGAGACGAACCTACCGGTGGATGGCACCGTAAGTTATAGTTTCCCCTTACTGAAGATTCTCCTATGCAGAAATTTCTTTGTACCAGTGTATCACTGCATCTGTAATGCCTAACATTTAGTTTATTTTGAAACACAATTTGCATAGCTAACAAGTTATCAGACCTTCACACTAAAACAGTACTGTAGTTCAATATTATGTTGAATAGATGCAAAGTTCCTGAAGTGCAGGTATTCAAAATTTTCAGACACTTTGATAGTCTTACTGATTGTACATCCAACTTTACATAATTACTGGAAAACTCAAGTACTCGACTGTACATGCTATATACCAGTCTTTTGGATTACTTAATCGTATTATTGAATGTTCCATTTTATGCATCACTGTCCAGGCTTTTCATTGTATTAACAATATATTGTTTCATATTCAGTAATTCAAATCATGTTAATGGGACTGAGTTGCATGCTTACGCACAAAACAGTGTATAGActaaggccatgtttggtttctttagtctagggactaaagtttagttaggggactaaaatttagtccctaacatgtttggttctaggggctaaaaatagtaagaatatactaaatgactcataagaagactaaaatgaCCTTTAACATTCTTCtgctattagtacaattgaactaaatgaggggtaaatatggaattaatatggtttagtcccttttagcacatatgtgaaggactaaagactaaatcattttagtcctagtgtttggcaaaaaagggactaaatgggactaaaaactagagactaatctttagtccctctaaccaaacaccccctaactcTATAGTTGTTAATATGATGGAACTACTGGACTATTGTGTCCAGTTCCAATTTTTTTACTAAACTATTGCTGAGGTTGCACACTTGCACTTTTTTTGTCCACAGTGGGGAAGGGTGAGTGTGTGATTATACCAGTATATAACAAAAATAATTGTATAGATGTTTCAATTTTCTATACATGGTCTAATTTGTTTTTGGTTACAATAGAAATCAGAGACAAGTCTTCAACTTGCTATTGCCTCACTAGCAACCAGTTGCTTCTGTAATTTGGATTTTTTTTTAATGCCATGCGCATAGTAGATGATTTTGGCCTTCTATTTTTATTTGCAGGGAAATGATCCAGCACAGGCCCTATGATCATAATGTTGATGTCTATAGCTTTGGCATCGTCTTGTGGGAGCTAATAACCGGCATGCTTCCTTTCACCAACATGACGGCCGTTCAGGCAGCTTTTGCTGTTGTAAATAAGGGTGCTCGTCCGGTGATCCCTCAAGACTGCCTATCTTCTCTAAGCCACATTATGACTCGCTGCTGGGATGCGAACCCTGAAGTTCGCCCGCCATTTACTGAGATTGTCTGCATGCTTGAGAGTGCTGAGATGGAGCTCCTGAGCAACGTGCGCAAAGCACGCttccgctgttgtatttctgagccCATGACCACGGACTGAAGTGGAAGGTGGTGGCTAGATGACCACAAAATGGGTAAGAGAATCGCAGGAGGAAAAGGATAAAGAGCCTATCTCGATGTACTCGCGTCAAGTGTCAGGGTCCCTCTGAAGACCATGGGATTTGAGCTTGTGTGTTGTTGCATTCTATCTTGTGTAAGTTGCACAACTGAGTAATCTCTTCTGAAAGTATAGGCGATGCTTCCTTGTATGTTGACAAGATCTAACTCTAATAGAGCTTTCCTATGTTAATAACATCTGCCTGTTCTTGTAATCAGCAAGTTTGCTTGCACCATTGCCGTTCCTTGCCCTTTGTTGTTGACCTACATTCAAAGACTACTGCGGTTTCTGCACTTCAGGATGATATGACTTAGTTTTCCAGTATTCACTTCAGAATGATATGACTAAATTTTTTGGGTATAACCATGGgttttaaagcggtaaggcgagATAAGGCGTTGGACCACCACTTGGACACCTAGGCGGCGTCTAGACGACGCCGCGGCGAGGTAGGCGGGCAAGTCGCCTAGGCGTTGGACCTCCGCATGGACACCTAGGCGTGACGCCTTAAGAACAGTGGGTATAACACATCCTTTTTCAACATCTTGATAGCCACCACTTATTTGCATAAGCAGGAGCCGCTCGGTCGCCTCCTGTTGGGCGACACGGGCAGccgaaaccctagcgccgccgcccccTCCCTCCACTCCATCCCACCTCGCCGTCACCAGAGGGCGCCGCCGGATGTCCGCGCGGCCCCAAGGAAGGTGGCGGCGGGGCGATTTTGCTCTGGTTTGGTCGCGTCTGCCCGGATCTAGTCGGGATACCAGGAGGTGGCGACAACGCGTGAGGGACGACGATCCTTCGCCGGCGCGGCTGGGCCTCGGCGGCATCCTGGCGGCAGTGAGCGAGGCGTTCGTATGGCACATCCGAGGGTTGCGGGTCCTGGCTAGGTGTCCGTGCAGCAGGGGGCATGCGGCCGGCCGTGGGTCGCAGGCGCGGAGAAGGTGTTGTCTGGCGCCCTCAGGGCAGGGAGTGGCGCCGCGCGCGGAGGACTGAAATTTGGTGCGCGCGAGGTTCGCGGCCTCCGCGTGCCAGCCATCGGAGACGCCGACAGGCTGGTCCCGGGCATGTGCCGGGGTGGTGTTCGGCGTTG
Proteins encoded:
- the LOC103656017 gene encoding pollen receptor-like kinase 5 yields the protein MARSRPHDHIIRAAFTLAFSAAILLSSPATAAPSEGDVLVAFRDTLRGPDGAPPGPLRNWGTPGPCRGNSSSWYGVSCHGNGSVQGLQLERLGLAGSAPNLDVLAVLPGLRALSLADNALTGAFPNVSALAVLKMLYLSRNRLSGAIPEGTFGPMRGLRKLHLSSNEFSGPVPESITSPRLLELSLANNHFEGPLPDFSQPELRFVDVSNNNLSGPIPAGLSRFNASMFAGNKLLCGKPLDVECDSSGSPRSGMSTMTKIAIALIVLGVLLCAAGIASGSLGRRKRKPRRAGAERLGSGDQTPSNPKLNTAPAVNIENAASTSQPRAAAAAGGAAAAAAAGKRPRRDEHGRLVFIQEGRTRFEIEDLLRASAEVLGSGNFGSSYKATLCEGPAVVVKRFKDMNGVGREDFSEHMRRLGRLAHPNLLPLVAYLYKKEEKLLVTDYIVNGSLAQLLHGNRGSLLDWGKRLRIIKGAARGLAHLYDELPMLTVPHGHLKSSNVLLDAAFDAVLSDYALVPVVTAQIAAQVMVAYKAPECMAPQGKPSKKSDVWSLGILILEILTGKFPANYLRQGRQGNADLAGWVQSVVAEERTGEVFDKDITGARGCEADMVKLLQVGLACCDADVDRRWDLKTVIARIDEIREPEPAAAADDESSLSS